In Bacillus sp. Cs-700, one genomic interval encodes:
- the ezrA gene encoding septation ring formation regulator EzrA: MEYIVIAIILLVAVILYGTFARRKIYNEIDRLEEWKIDILNRPVTDEISKVKGLTMSGQTEEKFEKWREEWDEIVAVKLPNLEEQLMDTEEAAEKYRFRKAKATLVETRERLEQIEKRIELMLEDINELVSSEEQNRTDIISVQEVFREAKQRLLSQNRSLGKAYPTLDAELDELKQNLKHYEQLTEDGNYLEARSVLMEIQERLAAVQDKIAVTPELIALVHTQIPAQLKELEDGTSAMASEGYVLDHLEIQDHIEQVESDLVRFESAIEKTEVQEMKTEIDSVRRSIEGLYDQLEAEVDARHLVTEKVEEIEHELFKTNSYLQDLQEETNVVQLSYRLEEQELNMIKDIELKISDMHIRFNAVREAVDGNQQAYTSLAESVLSLKEDLATIDHEMQIQKENLHMLRRDELKALDTIKDLKRKLIESRRMMKLSNLPGIPESYLDGYELAEDIIIELSERLSDVPLDIYQINEVLADAERAVEHSTEITKKLVEDAVLTERLIQFGNRYRGKHRSVDELLQKAENHFRQYEYDDALSTAEAAIEKVDPQVLQTLKNDVREPVES, encoded by the coding sequence TTGGAGTATATTGTCATTGCGATTATTTTACTGGTTGCCGTCATATTATATGGCACTTTTGCTAGAAGAAAAATATACAATGAGATCGATCGTCTAGAAGAATGGAAGATTGATATATTGAATAGACCTGTAACTGATGAGATCTCGAAAGTAAAGGGATTAACGATGTCAGGGCAAACGGAAGAGAAATTTGAGAAGTGGCGTGAAGAATGGGACGAAATTGTTGCCGTTAAACTTCCTAATCTAGAAGAACAGCTCATGGATACAGAAGAAGCAGCGGAGAAGTATCGCTTTCGAAAAGCGAAAGCGACTCTTGTTGAAACGCGTGAACGGTTAGAGCAAATTGAAAAGCGAATTGAATTAATGTTGGAAGATATTAATGAACTTGTTTCAAGTGAAGAGCAAAACCGAACGGATATTATTTCTGTCCAAGAAGTGTTTAGGGAAGCAAAGCAACGGCTATTATCTCAGAACCGTTCGCTTGGAAAGGCTTATCCAACGCTTGATGCAGAGCTTGATGAGCTAAAGCAGAATCTTAAGCATTATGAACAGCTTACAGAAGATGGGAATTACCTTGAGGCAAGAAGTGTACTAATGGAAATTCAAGAACGGTTAGCAGCTGTTCAGGATAAAATTGCTGTAACACCGGAATTAATTGCGTTAGTTCATACGCAAATACCTGCTCAATTGAAAGAGCTTGAAGATGGTACTTCTGCGATGGCATCTGAAGGCTATGTCCTCGATCACCTGGAAATTCAGGATCACATCGAACAGGTAGAATCAGACCTCGTACGTTTTGAATCTGCCATCGAGAAGACCGAAGTTCAAGAAATGAAAACAGAAATCGATTCGGTACGAAGAAGTATTGAAGGACTATATGACCAATTAGAAGCTGAGGTAGATGCAAGGCACCTTGTTACTGAAAAAGTAGAAGAGATTGAACATGAATTGTTCAAAACAAATTCTTATCTTCAGGATTTACAGGAAGAAACGAACGTTGTTCAACTAAGCTATCGGTTAGAAGAACAAGAACTAAACATGATAAAAGATATCGAACTGAAAATTTCAGATATGCATATTCGCTTTAATGCTGTTCGGGAAGCGGTAGATGGTAATCAACAAGCTTATACAAGTCTTGCTGAGTCAGTGCTTTCTCTAAAGGAAGATCTTGCAACGATTGATCACGAAATGCAGATTCAAAAAGAAAACTTGCACATGCTTAGGCGAGATGAGCTTAAAGCACTTGATACGATCAAAGATCTAAAGCGGAAGTTAATTGAATCTAGAAGAATGATGAAATTAAGTAATTTACCAGGAATACCTGAGTCTTATCTTGATGGCTATGAACTAGCTGAAGACATTATTATCGAATTAAGTGAACGTCTTTCAGACGTACCACTTGATATCTATCAAATTAATGAAGTGTTAGCTGACGCGGAACGTGCGGTTGAGCACAGCACGGAAATTACGAAGAAGCTTGTCGAAGACGCTGTCTTAACGGAACGCTTAATCCAGTTTGGCAATCGGTATCGTGGGAAGCATCGAAGTGTGGATGAATTGCTACAAAAAGCAGAAAATCACTTTAGACAATATGAGTATGATGATGCCTTATCTACAGCTGAAGCTGCAATTGAAAAAGTAGATCCGCAGGTGCTTCAAACTCTTAAAAATGATGTAAGAGAACCTGTTGAATCGTAG
- the hisJ gene encoding histidinol-phosphatase HisJ yields MSYDGHIHSPFCPHGSTDQFEEYVEAAIQAGYKGMTFTEHAPLPKTFTDPVPDKDSGMKWEDLHSYFNSIQQLKEKYKGLIEINSGLEVDYIEGYEEETRQLLDSVGPLLDDAILSVHFIKHGEFYTCLDYSPEAFNDLIQALGLVEMVHKKYYETVLKSVKSDLGNYKPTRIGHMTLANKFQKKYPVKNDFQSEIATILIAIKDHNYSLDYNGAGTVKPLCEEPYPSDQVVKEALKREIPLVYGSDAHSAKGIGQGADRLITHLLQKPNIISHS; encoded by the coding sequence ATTTCATATGATGGACACATTCACTCTCCTTTTTGTCCACACGGCTCCACTGATCAATTTGAAGAGTACGTAGAAGCAGCAATACAAGCAGGTTATAAAGGAATGACCTTTACGGAACATGCTCCCCTCCCTAAAACCTTTACTGATCCTGTTCCAGACAAAGACAGCGGGATGAAGTGGGAGGACCTTCATAGTTACTTTAATTCCATTCAACAACTGAAAGAAAAGTATAAGGGTTTAATTGAAATTAATAGCGGACTTGAAGTTGATTATATTGAGGGTTATGAGGAAGAGACGAGACAATTACTTGATTCAGTTGGTCCACTTCTAGATGACGCCATTCTTTCCGTCCACTTTATCAAACACGGCGAGTTCTATACATGCCTGGACTATAGCCCAGAAGCATTCAACGACTTGATCCAAGCATTAGGTTTGGTTGAAATGGTTCATAAAAAATATTATGAAACTGTGCTAAAGTCCGTTAAATCCGATTTAGGAAATTACAAGCCTACTCGTATAGGACATATGACACTTGCAAATAAATTCCAGAAAAAATATCCGGTTAAAAATGATTTTCAAAGTGAAATAGCTACTATTCTTATTGCGATTAAAGATCACAACTATTCTCTTGATTACAATGGTGCTGGTACAGTGAAACCACTTTGCGAAGAACCCTATCCAAGCGATCAAGTCGTGAAAGAAGCGTTAAAACGAGAAATCCCTCTCGTCTATGGCTCAGATGCCCATAGTGCAAAAGGGATTGGTCAGGGAGCAGATCGGCTGATCACTCATTTGCTCCAAAAGCCAAATATAATCAGCCATTCATAA
- the refZ gene encoding forespore capture DNA-binding protein RefZ → MKQERDTVSKRSVIQAAIQLFNTKGFHGTSVRDIASKADVNVALISYYFNGKKGLAEFLMTSFLEGYVKEIEAAYQQLEGHSAKTCLIDAIERVMEYQYLNRQLARFVHREITFDSVLVREIMTTYLAKEKYYFTRILEVGFARKEFRPQPIDYIVMQMKGMLSMPFLHPQYILEVHHIQPNERYFIEKYNKQLYQWIQLTVCKEKTWDERPLVMNG, encoded by the coding sequence GTGAAACAGGAGCGAGATACAGTATCGAAGCGAAGTGTCATCCAGGCCGCCATTCAACTCTTTAACACGAAAGGATTCCATGGTACTTCAGTTCGTGATATTGCGAGTAAAGCAGATGTGAACGTTGCGCTAATCTCTTATTATTTTAATGGAAAAAAAGGATTAGCTGAGTTTTTAATGACTTCTTTTCTTGAAGGATATGTAAAAGAGATTGAAGCTGCATATCAACAGCTAGAAGGGCACTCAGCAAAAACATGTCTGATTGACGCGATTGAACGTGTAATGGAATATCAGTATTTGAATAGGCAGTTAGCTCGATTTGTACACAGGGAAATTACCTTCGATTCCGTTCTTGTTCGTGAAATTATGACCACTTATCTGGCGAAAGAAAAGTATTATTTCACTAGGATTTTAGAAGTGGGTTTTGCCAGAAAAGAGTTTCGCCCTCAACCCATTGATTATATTGTGATGCAAATGAAAGGAATGCTTTCGATGCCTTTTTTACACCCTCAATATATTCTGGAAGTGCATCATATTCAACCTAATGAACGTTATTTTATTGAAAAATATAACAAGCAGTTATATCAGTGGATTCAGTTAACTGTTTGTAAAGAGAAGACGTGGGACGAGCGCCCACTTGTTATGAATGGCTGA
- a CDS encoding GAF domain-containing protein: MFEVESYSGKREKDYQMVIKQLRALLDGETNQLANLANASALLNQFLSNVNWVGFYLYEKETDQLVLGPFQGLPACVRIQNGKGVCGSASKEGKTMRIENVHEFPGHIACDAASQSEIVVPIMSNGALLGVLDIDSPEVGRFDELDQEYLEKFTLALQDYL, encoded by the coding sequence ATGTTTGAAGTCGAATCCTATTCAGGTAAAAGAGAAAAAGACTATCAAATGGTAATTAAACAATTACGAGCACTGCTTGATGGCGAGACGAATCAGCTAGCCAACCTTGCAAATGCTTCTGCTTTATTAAATCAGTTTTTATCAAATGTAAACTGGGTAGGTTTTTATTTATATGAAAAAGAAACCGATCAACTTGTTCTCGGTCCATTTCAAGGGCTACCCGCGTGCGTCAGAATACAGAATGGTAAAGGCGTATGCGGCTCTGCATCCAAGGAAGGCAAAACAATGAGAATCGAAAACGTTCATGAATTCCCTGGACATATTGCCTGTGACGCTGCATCTCAATCAGAAATTGTAGTGCCTATTATGTCTAATGGAGCCCTTCTTGGTGTTCTTGATATAGACAGTCCAGAAGTTGGCCGCTTTGATGAATTGGATCAAGAGTACCTAGAAAAATTCACATTAGCATTACAAGATTATCTTTAA
- the megL gene encoding methionine gamma-lyase, translating into MTLGEQRFETKTIHDGYDSKSHHNSLASPIYQTSTFTFETAEAGERRFAGEEPGYIYSRLGNPTVRMLEERIASLENAEGGLAFGSGMAAVSAVLMHLVKSGDHILCSEGVYGCTFGLLKMLEEKFAIEHDLLPLDSFEQIQQAIRPNTTVIYIETPINPTLKLIDLEMISSVAKEKGITVVVDNTFSTPYLQRPLEFGCDIVLHSATKYIGGHGDVVAGLVVSDKKTITAIAKSTQKDIGGILSPFDAWLLLRGLKTLPIRMDRHCSNAHNIVQKLIEHPSVTNVMYPGREESPSYLIAQKQMKSPGGLISFEINGGKLEAQNFMNRLGMIKIAVSLGDAETLIQHPATMTHAVVPEEERKRMGISESLIRLSVGLEAWEDIWGDIEQALEE; encoded by the coding sequence ATGACTTTGGGAGAGCAACGTTTTGAGACAAAAACAATTCATGATGGATATGATTCTAAATCACATCATAATAGCTTAGCATCACCAATCTACCAAACATCTACTTTTACATTTGAAACAGCCGAAGCCGGTGAAAGAAGGTTTGCTGGCGAAGAACCTGGCTACATTTACTCAAGACTTGGAAATCCTACTGTTCGAATGCTAGAAGAGAGGATTGCTTCTCTTGAGAATGCGGAGGGTGGTTTAGCTTTCGGTTCAGGCATGGCAGCTGTTTCTGCTGTTCTGATGCATCTTGTTAAGTCGGGAGACCATATCCTTTGTTCTGAAGGAGTGTACGGCTGCACGTTTGGATTACTTAAAATGTTAGAAGAGAAGTTTGCGATCGAGCATGACTTGCTTCCACTTGATTCATTTGAACAAATTCAACAAGCTATTCGCCCAAATACGACGGTTATCTATATAGAGACGCCCATAAATCCAACATTGAAATTAATTGATCTTGAAATGATTTCTTCTGTAGCAAAGGAAAAAGGAATCACGGTTGTCGTAGATAATACATTTTCTACGCCGTATTTACAACGCCCTCTAGAATTTGGTTGTGATATTGTTTTGCACAGTGCTACAAAGTATATCGGAGGGCATGGGGATGTCGTGGCGGGATTGGTTGTAAGTGATAAGAAGACAATTACTGCCATTGCAAAGAGTACACAAAAAGATATCGGAGGAATTCTATCACCGTTTGATGCATGGTTACTCCTTCGGGGATTGAAGACTCTCCCAATTCGGATGGATCGTCACTGCTCAAATGCTCATAACATCGTTCAAAAGTTAATCGAGCATCCATCAGTAACGAATGTGATGTATCCAGGAAGAGAGGAATCGCCTTCTTATCTAATTGCACAAAAGCAGATGAAAAGCCCGGGAGGATTAATTAGCTTTGAAATAAATGGTGGTAAACTAGAAGCACAAAATTTCATGAATCGGCTAGGAATGATAAAAATTGCAGTTAGTCTTGGAGATGCTGAAACGCTTATTCAACATCCAGCGACGATGACACATGCAGTGGTTCCTGAAGAAGAGCGAAAACGGATGGGAATTAGTGAATCGCTTATTCGTCTTTCGGTTGGACTTGAAGCGTGGGAAGACATATGGGGGGACATCGAACAAGCGCTTGAAGAATAA
- the rpsD gene encoding 30S ribosomal protein S4, with the protein MARYTGPSWKISRRLGISLSGTGKELEKRPYAPGQHGPNQRRKLSEYGLQLQEKQKLRHMYGMTERQFRRLFDDAGKMKGVHGENFMILLEARLDNLVYRLGLARTRRQARQLVNHGHITVDGKRVDIPSYRVATGQVISVREKSNNLDIIKEAIEVNNFVPEYLTFDADKLEGTFSRLPERSELPAEITEALIVEYYSR; encoded by the coding sequence ATGGCTCGATATACAGGACCAAGTTGGAAGATTTCTCGTCGTCTTGGTATTTCTCTAAGTGGAACAGGTAAAGAATTGGAAAAGCGTCCTTACGCTCCAGGTCAACACGGACCTAACCAGCGTAGAAAGCTTTCTGAATATGGACTTCAGCTTCAAGAGAAGCAAAAGCTTCGTCACATGTACGGCATGACTGAGCGTCAATTCCGTCGTCTTTTCGATGATGCTGGTAAAATGAAAGGTGTTCACGGTGAGAACTTCATGATTCTTCTTGAAGCTCGTCTTGATAACCTTGTTTATCGTCTGGGTCTAGCTCGTACTCGCCGTCAGGCTCGTCAGCTAGTTAACCACGGCCACATCACTGTCGATGGCAAACGCGTTGACATCCCTTCTTACCGCGTAGCAACTGGTCAAGTGATCAGCGTTCGTGAGAAGTCAAACAACCTTGACATCATCAAAGAAGCAATCGAAGTAAACAACTTCGTTCCAGAATACCTTACTTTCGATGCAGATAAGCTTGAAGGTACGTTCTCTCGTCTTCCTGAGCGTTCTGAACTTCCTGCTGAAATCACTGAAGCTCTTATCGTTGAGTACTACTCTCGTTAA
- the tyrS gene encoding tyrosine--tRNA ligase, whose protein sequence is MHILDELEARGLLNQVTDREGLEKELSNNRIALYSGFDPTADSLHIGHLLPVLALRRFQLAGHTPIALVGGATGLIGDPSGRSNERTLNSEDIVKEWTNKLQGQLARFLDFGTEANAAKAVNNFDWIGELNVIPFLRDVGKNFGLNYMLAKDSVTSRLEAGISFTEFTYMILQSYDFLQLYRKENCRLQIGGSDQWGNITAGLELIRKEEGSEESTKAYGATFPLVTKSDGSKFGKSEGGAIWLDADKTSPYEFYQFWINTDDRDVVKFLNYFTFLSIEEIKEIESKHLEAPEKREAHRTLAENVTKLVHGEEKLQQAINISEALFSGDIKQLTAEEIRLGFKDVPSYHVKDHEKGLIDLLVEAGISSSKRQAREDVKNGAVYINGERCKEIDKVISESDQIENQYVIIRRGKKKYFLLTY, encoded by the coding sequence ATGCACATTTTAGATGAATTAGAAGCAAGAGGCCTGTTAAATCAGGTGACTGATAGAGAAGGTCTTGAAAAAGAGTTGTCTAACAACCGAATTGCGCTTTATTCAGGATTTGATCCAACAGCTGATAGTCTTCATATTGGACATTTGTTGCCAGTCCTTGCGCTTCGTAGATTTCAGCTTGCGGGGCATACGCCGATTGCGCTTGTTGGTGGTGCAACAGGACTTATTGGAGACCCAAGTGGCCGTTCGAATGAGCGTACATTAAATTCCGAAGATATTGTAAAAGAATGGACCAATAAATTACAGGGTCAGCTAGCGCGCTTTTTAGATTTTGGTACAGAAGCTAATGCTGCTAAAGCTGTAAACAACTTTGACTGGATCGGCGAATTGAATGTGATTCCATTTCTTCGCGATGTAGGAAAGAACTTTGGTTTAAACTACATGCTTGCGAAAGATTCGGTTACATCACGTCTCGAAGCTGGAATTTCATTTACCGAGTTTACGTACATGATTCTTCAATCGTATGACTTTCTTCAACTTTATCGTAAAGAAAATTGTCGCTTGCAAATTGGAGGTAGTGATCAGTGGGGAAATATCACTGCTGGTCTTGAATTAATTCGTAAAGAAGAAGGAAGCGAAGAATCGACGAAAGCATACGGTGCAACGTTTCCACTTGTTACGAAAAGTGACGGCTCCAAGTTTGGTAAGTCAGAAGGTGGCGCAATCTGGTTAGATGCTGATAAAACATCTCCTTATGAATTCTATCAGTTCTGGATTAATACAGATGATCGCGATGTGGTAAAGTTCCTAAATTACTTTACATTCTTAAGTATTGAAGAGATTAAAGAAATTGAGTCGAAGCATTTAGAAGCACCAGAAAAAAGAGAAGCACACCGTACACTTGCTGAAAACGTAACGAAGCTCGTACATGGAGAAGAAAAACTTCAGCAGGCGATCAATATTTCGGAAGCTCTTTTTAGTGGAGATATTAAGCAATTAACAGCTGAAGAAATTCGTTTAGGGTTTAAGGATGTGCCATCCTATCACGTAAAAGATCATGAAAAAGGATTAATTGACTTACTTGTAGAAGCTGGGATTTCATCTTCCAAGCGTCAGGCAAGAGAAGATGTGAAGAATGGCGCCGTTTATATTAATGGTGAACGCTGTAAAGAAATAGACAAGGTGATTTCAGAAAGCGATCAAATTGAAAATCAATACGTTATTATTCGAAGAGGAAAAAAGAAATACTTCCTTCTCACATATTAA